One window from the genome of Eublepharis macularius isolate TG4126 chromosome 15, MPM_Emac_v1.0, whole genome shotgun sequence encodes:
- the LSM10 gene encoding U7 snRNA-associated Sm-like protein LSm10, translated as MEISHSVKERTISENSLVILLQGLHGQVTTVELRNESVAVGRIINVDAFMNIRLAEATFTDQHGCSSWMDSLFVTGRNIRYVHLPDDVDIRTTIEKQLQLIHRVRTFGGRDKGRKEFLRTKDK; from the coding sequence ATGGAGATCAGCCACTCTGTTAAGGAGCGCACCATCTCTGAGAACAGCCTGGTGATCCTGCTGCAGGGCCTCCATGGACAAGTCACCACCGTAGAGCTGCGGAATGAGAGTGTGGCCGTGGGCCGCATCATCAACGTTGATGCCTTCATGAACATCCGCTTAGCTGAAGCAACGTTCACTGACCAGCATGGCTGCTCTTCTTGGATGGACAGTCTCTTTGTAACCGGAAGGAACATTCGCTATGTCCACCTCCCTGATGATGTGGACATCAGGACTACAATTGAGAAACAGCTGCAGCTCATCCACAGAGTTCGTACCTTTGGTGGCAGAGATAAGGGCAGGAAGGAGTTTCTTAGGACAAAGGACAAATGA
- the OSCP1 gene encoding protein OSCP1 isoform X2, which translates to MNDIITTMFNKKFMEELFKPQELYSKKALRTVYDRLAHASIMRLNQASMDKLYDLMTMAFKYQVLLCPRPKDILLVTFNHLDAIKDFIQDSPSILNQVDETFRQLIETYGSLSDGEFQLIRQTLLIFFQDMHIRVSIFLKDKVQNSNGRFVLPTSGPVPWGAEVPGLIRHFNSKGDEIKRTEFVPGGNYVLPFREGSFDLYGDRVIKLGTNMYSLSRPVETHMSGTAKNMACRIKENAAPNPLAKEELNFLARLMGGLEIKKPLGTEAGFRLNLFTTDEEEEHAALTRPEELSYQVVSIQADQDQERNEELSRIMDEFEVAEQPRQSTSKGADLLAMMDEL; encoded by the exons ATGAATGACATCATTACTACCATGTTCAATAAAAAGTTCATGGAGGAACTGTTTAAACCACAGGAGCTCTATTCCAAGAAGGCCCTGAGAACTGTGTACGACCGGCTAGCTCATGCATCGATTATGAGGTTAAACCAAGCCAGCATGGATAAG CTCTATGATCTCATGACCATGGCCTTCAAGTATCAGGTTCTACTCTGCCCTCGGCCCAAAGACATTCTGCTTGTCACTTTCAACCACCTGGATGCCATCAAGGATTTTATCCAAGATTCACCCAGCATTCTGAATCAAGTTGATGAGACCTTTCGGCAGCTCATTGAG ACATATGGCTCTCTCTCTGATGGCGAATTTCAGCTCATTCGACAAACACTGCTCATATTCTTTCAAGACATGCATATTAGG GTCTCCATCTTCCTAAAAGATAAAGTACAGAACTCCAATGGCCGCTTTGTACTACCTACCTCAGGTCCCGTCCCTTGGGGAGCAGAGGTTCCCGGGCTCATCAG GCATTTCAACAGTAAAGGAGATGAAATTAAAAGGACTGAGTTTGTTCCTGGTGGGAATTATGTCCTTCCATTCCGGGAAGGCTCATTCGACCTTTATGGAGACAGAGTCATTAAATTGGGAACAAACAT GTATAGCCTTAGCCGGCCTGTAGAGACACACATGTCAGGAACAGCCAAAAATATGGCATGTCGCATAAAG GAGAATGCCGCTCCCAATCCTCTAGCCAAAGAAGAGCTGAATTTTTTGGCCCGGCTGATGGGCGGCCTTGAGATAAAGAAGCCTCTGGGCACCGAGGCAGGCTTCCGGCTGAATCTCTTCACCACAGATGAAGAGGAAGA ACATGCAGCACTGACACGTCCAGAGGAGCTATCCTATCAAGTTGTCAGCATACAAGCTGACCAG GACCAAGAGCGGAATGAGGAGCTGAGCCGCATCATGGACGAGTTTGAGGTGGCAGAGCAGCCCAGGCAGAGCACCAGCAAGGGAGCTGACTTACTAGCCATGATGGACGAGCTGTAA
- the OSCP1 gene encoding protein OSCP1 isoform X1, translated as MSTRTLPLLFLNLGGEMLYILDQRLRAQSIPGEKARKVMNDIITTMFNKKFMEELFKPQELYSKKALRTVYDRLAHASIMRLNQASMDKLYDLMTMAFKYQVLLCPRPKDILLVTFNHLDAIKDFIQDSPSILNQVDETFRQLIETYGSLSDGEFQLIRQTLLIFFQDMHIRVSIFLKDKVQNSNGRFVLPTSGPVPWGAEVPGLIRHFNSKGDEIKRTEFVPGGNYVLPFREGSFDLYGDRVIKLGTNMYSLSRPVETHMSGTAKNMACRIKENAAPNPLAKEELNFLARLMGGLEIKKPLGTEAGFRLNLFTTDEEEEHAALTRPEELSYQVVSIQADQDQERNEELSRIMDEFEVAEQPRQSTSKGADLLAMMDEL; from the exons ATGTCGACGCGGACGCTGCCGCTGCTCTTCCTCAACCTGGGCGGGGAGATGCTCTACATTCTGGACCAGCGGCTGCGCGCGCAGAGCATCCCGGGAGAGAAGGCGCGCAAAG TTATGAATGACATCATTACTACCATGTTCAATAAAAAGTTCATGGAGGAACTGTTTAAACCACAGGAGCTCTATTCCAAGAAGGCCCTGAGAACTGTGTACGACCGGCTAGCTCATGCATCGATTATGAGGTTAAACCAAGCCAGCATGGATAAG CTCTATGATCTCATGACCATGGCCTTCAAGTATCAGGTTCTACTCTGCCCTCGGCCCAAAGACATTCTGCTTGTCACTTTCAACCACCTGGATGCCATCAAGGATTTTATCCAAGATTCACCCAGCATTCTGAATCAAGTTGATGAGACCTTTCGGCAGCTCATTGAG ACATATGGCTCTCTCTCTGATGGCGAATTTCAGCTCATTCGACAAACACTGCTCATATTCTTTCAAGACATGCATATTAGG GTCTCCATCTTCCTAAAAGATAAAGTACAGAACTCCAATGGCCGCTTTGTACTACCTACCTCAGGTCCCGTCCCTTGGGGAGCAGAGGTTCCCGGGCTCATCAG GCATTTCAACAGTAAAGGAGATGAAATTAAAAGGACTGAGTTTGTTCCTGGTGGGAATTATGTCCTTCCATTCCGGGAAGGCTCATTCGACCTTTATGGAGACAGAGTCATTAAATTGGGAACAAACAT GTATAGCCTTAGCCGGCCTGTAGAGACACACATGTCAGGAACAGCCAAAAATATGGCATGTCGCATAAAG GAGAATGCCGCTCCCAATCCTCTAGCCAAAGAAGAGCTGAATTTTTTGGCCCGGCTGATGGGCGGCCTTGAGATAAAGAAGCCTCTGGGCACCGAGGCAGGCTTCCGGCTGAATCTCTTCACCACAGATGAAGAGGAAGA ACATGCAGCACTGACACGTCCAGAGGAGCTATCCTATCAAGTTGTCAGCATACAAGCTGACCAG GACCAAGAGCGGAATGAGGAGCTGAGCCGCATCATGGACGAGTTTGAGGTGGCAGAGCAGCCCAGGCAGAGCACCAGCAAGGGAGCTGACTTACTAGCCATGATGGACGAGCTGTAA
- the LOC129343427 gene encoding cornifelin homolog A-like, with protein MTEPVTSQPVGTVSPVTMSSEGSWSTGRYDCFADLPMCTVGFLCPIILASCVTYKYGEHWCLGIVPGGMTALRTHMRLSYGIPGTLCQDALAMFCCGWCELCRMAREVYTRTRSS; from the exons ATGACCGAGCCAGTGACTAGCCAGCCAGTCGGTACTGTCTCCCCCGTGACCATGTCCTCAGAAGGCAGCTGGAGCACTGGCAGATATGACTGCTTTGCAGACCTCCCCATGT GCACTGTGGGATTTTTGTGCCCAATAATCCTAGCCAGTTGCGTAACTTACAAATACGGAGAGCACTGGTGCCTCGGGATCGTGCCAGGTGGCATGACAGCATTACGGACTCACATGCGGCTCTCTTATGGCATTCCG GGTACCCTTTGCCAGGATGCACTGGCTATGTTCTGTTGTGGCTGGTGTGAACTGTGCCGCATGGCTCGTGAAGTCTACACACGCACCCGGAGTTCCTGA